The genomic interval AGAAGGTAGAGAAACAGTCAAAAAAGTTATGTTAGAGAAAGAAGCCAAAAAAGAAGTGAAAAAGGAAGAAAAGAAAACTGAAGAAAAGGCTAAAACTGAAGAGAAAAAATCTACTGTAAAAGCTGAGGAAGCTAAAAAAGAAGTAAAGAAAGAAGAAAAAGCTACTCCTAAAAAAGTTGAAGAAACTAAAAAAGAAGTAAAGAAAGAAGAAAAGAAAGAAGTAAAAAAAGAAGAAATAAAGACTATTAAAACTAAAAAAGAACCTGCTGAACATTTAAGTAATGAACAAGTTAAGGTAAAATTAAATAAAGAGATCAAAGAGGTTGAGGGGACTTACACTCCTTAAAACTATATGGAGGAGATATGTACACATATACCACTGTTAGAGAAATTGCAGATTCATTAAATTTAGAAATATTAAATGAAGGAAATTTAGACTTAAAAATTGATATTCCTAATATCTATCAAATTGGTTATGAACTTGTTGGTTTTTTAGATAAAGATAGTGATGAATTAAATAGATATATCAATATCTGTAGTTTAAAAGAATCAAGATTTATGGCTACTTTTTCTAAGGAAAGAAAAGAAAAAGTTATTTCAGAATATATGGCACTTGGTTTCCCAGCTCTAATCTTTTCAAAAGATGCTATTATAGCTGAAGAATTCTATTATTATGCTAAAAAATATAATAAAAATATTCTCTTAAGTAATGAAAAGGCTTCTGTTACTGTAAGAAAATTAAAATTTTTTCTTTCTAGAGCACTATCTGTTGAGGAAGAGTATGAAGATTATTCTCTTATGGAAATTCATGGTGTTGGAGTATTGATGACAGGTTATTCCAATGCTAGAAAAGGAGTTATGATAGAGCTACTTGAGAGAGGTCACCGTATGATAACAGATAAGAATCTTATCATACGTCGTGTTGGTGAAAATGATTTGCTTGGTTACAATGGAAAAAAGAAAGTAAAGCTAGGGCATTTTTATCTAGAAGATATACAAAATGGTTCTGTCGATGTTACAGATCATTTTGGAGTAAAATCAACAAGAATAGAAAAAAAGATAAATATTCTTATAGTTTTAGAAGAATGGAAAGAAAAAGAATTCTATGATAGACTTGGACTTGATACACAATATGAAACTTTTGTTGGTGAAAAAATACAAAAGTTTGTTATACCTGTTAGAAAAGGAAGAAATATAGCTGTTATCATTGAAACAGCAGCTCTATCATTTAGATTAAAGAGAATGGGACATAATACTCCTTTAGAATTTCTTAATAAGTCTCAAGAAATAATACAAAAAAAGAAAAAAGAGAGGGAAGAAAATATGAATACAAACAGTTTAGCAGTTACAAAACTAATAAATGAATTTGACTTAGAAGTCAAATATGGTAGAGATAAAGTGACAAGTACATATATAAAATCTTCTAATGTATACCGTCCCTCTTTGTCACTTATAGGATTTTTTGATTTGATAGAAGAAGTTTCTAATATAGGTATACAAATATTTTCAAAAATAGAATTTAATTTCTTAGAAAAACTTTGTCCTACAGAAAGAATTAATAATTTAAAGAAGTTTTTATCATTTGATATACCTATGATAGTACTGACAGAAGATGCTAATGCTCCTGATTACTTCTTTGAATTAGTACAAAAAAGTGGTCATATTTTAGCTATTGCTCCATATAAAAAATCTTCTCAAATAATTGCAAACTTTAATAACTACTTGGACTCTTTCTTCTCAGAAACAATAAGTGTCCATGGAGTTTTAGTTGAGCTTTTTGGTTTTGGAGTCTTACTTACAGGTAAAAGTGGAATAGGAAAAAGTGAAACAGCATTAGAACTTATACATAGAGGTCACAGACTTATAGCTGATGACATGGTTAAATTCTATAGAGATACTCAAGGAGACATTGTAGGTAAATCAGCTGAACTTCCATTCTTTATGGAAATAAGAGGTTTAGGAATCATAGATATAAAAACTTTATATGGAATGAGTTCTGTAAGATTATCTAAAAGATTGGATATGATAATAGAGCTAAAAGCACTTGATAACTCTGATTATATGTCAGCTCCAACAACTCATCTATATGAAGATGTACTAGGAAAACCTATTAAGAAAAGAATACTTGAAATTTCTTCAGGTAGAAATGCTGCTGCCATGGTTGAAGTTATGGTTATGGACTATATGTCTGGTTTACTTGGTCAAAAATAAAAGAAAGGAAAATATAAATTGAAAGAATTCATTGAAAAATTTAAAGAAATAAAAGCTATTATCGAAGAAAATCAAAATATTATACTAACAGCTCATGTCAATCCTGATGGTGATGCTGTAGGTTCGGGACTAGGTTTATTTCTTACATTAAAAGAAAATTACAAAGATAAAAATGTTAGATTTGTTTTACAAGATAGTATTCCTTATACTACAAAATTTTTAAAGGGTTCTGAAGAAATAGAAACATATAATAGTGAAGAAAAATATTCAACTGATTTATTAATATTTTTAGATTCAGCTACAAGAGAAAGAACTGGAGAAACTGGAAAAAATATAGAAGCAAAACTTAGTATTAATATCGATCATCATATGAGTAATCCAAGTTATGGAGATGTGAATTGTGTTATAACATATTCATCTTCAACTTCTGAAATCGTTTATCACTTTATCAAATATATGGCTTATCCGATAAGTTTAGCTACAGCTGAGGCTTTGTATTTAGGTTTGGTAAATGACACAGGAAACTTCTCTCATAGCAATGTAAAAGTTGAAACTATGATGATGGCTACAGATTTAATTTCACTTGGTGTAAATAATAACTATATAGTAACTAATTTTTTAAACTCAAATTCTTATCAAACTTTAAAAATGTTAGGAGATGCCTTAACAAAGTTTGAATTTTATCCTGAAAAGAAATTATCATATTATTATTTAGATCAGACAACTATGCAAAAATATGGAGCTAAAAAAGAAGACACTGAAGGTGTAGTTGAAAAAATTCTATCGTACTATGAAGCTTCTGTTTCACTATTTTTGAGGGAAGAAGCTGATGGAAAAATCAAAGGAAGTATGAGATCCAAGTATGAGACAAATGTCAATAAAATTGCTGCTCTTTTTGGTGGCGGTGGTCACTATAAAGCCGCAGGTTTTTCAAGTGATTTAAGCCCTAAAGAAATCTTAGATATTGTTTTAAAAAACTTAGATTGAGGTAATAAAAATGAAAAAAATAAAAATATTGGTCATTTTAATTTTAAGTCTCCTATTAATTTCTTGTGCTGAGAAAGAAGAAACTGCTGAAAAGGTTGAACAAATATTTTATACTGCTATGCCTAAGCAAGAGTATAATTTAAATCCTCAATCTTATACTGGAAATGAAAGAGCTTTAATAACTCAAATATTTGAAGGCTTAACTGAATTAAAAGATGAAGGTGCAAGATATGTTGGAGTTCTTAATATAGAGCATTCAGATGATTTTAAAGAATGGATTTTTACTTTAAGAGATGATTTAAAATGGTCTGATAATCAAAAAATAACTGCTGAAACTTACCTTGAAAGCTGGTTAAATACCCTAGAAAACTCAAATTCAGATGAGATATATAAAATGTTTGTTATCAAGGGAGCAGAAGATTTTGTTAAGAAAAAACTAGACAGAAGTTCTGTTGGTATAAAAGTTCAAGAAAATAAATTGATTGTAACTTTAAATTCTTCAATTAAGAACTTTGATGAATGGGTAAGTAATCCTATATTCTATCCAATCAGAGAAGAAAATGCTAAGCTAAGTCTTGATAAAAAGATTGTAAATGGTGCTTTTAAGGTTTCTACTTACAATGAAGATTCAATTGTTTTAGTGAGAAATGAAAATTACTGGGATAATGTCAATACAAAATTAAAAGAAGTCAATATTGCTCTTGTAGAGAATGATATTATGGCTTATGAAATGTTTCCTCGTAATGAAATAGACTATTTTGGAGAACCATTTTACTCTATACCTTTTGATAGATTAGGACAAGTGAATACTTTACCAGAAAAATTAGTTTTTCCTAGCACTAGATATTGGTATATCTCTATACCTAATGAAACTAATGAAAAGATATTTGAAAAGGCTGAATTAAGAAAGCTTATGTATGCTGTGAGTGATCCTGAATTTATGGGAAAAGTTATAATAGAAAATAACTCTCCTAGTATTTTTGAACATCCTCATCCTTCTTCAGAAGTTTTAAATAAAGCTAAGGAAGACTTTGAAAAATTAAATATTAAATTCTCAGAGACTCCTTATATAGCTTATTTTTCAGCTGATAATTTATTAGAAAAAAAATTACTATTATCAACTGTTAAAGAATGGGTAGGTAATTTTAAAATTCCAATAAGAGTTAGTTCTAGTACTGATTCTCCTATAACTTTCAAAATTGAAAATTATTTAGTTGGAACAAATAATAAAAATGATTTATATTATTATATAAATTATAAATATAATACTAAGATAAAAACAGATGAAGAATTCTTAGATTCTTTAGTTGTTATTCCACTTTTACAGGAATATAACACTGTTTTATCTCGTTCAAGTGTAAGAGGTTTAAATCTTACTCCTAGTGGAGATTTATACTTAAAGTACATAAATATGCAATAAAAGAAAAGTAAAAAATAGCTCGTTACTGAGTAGATTTCTTAACGATGAAAAATCAAGAATTCGCTGTAAATTCGACCAACTCGCTATGCTCAGACATGTCGACATTTACTCGGCTCATTCTATTTGATTTTTCATCTAAAATCTACATTTGTAACTCACTTATTTTTTACTTTTTATTTTAAATATTATTTTTCTCTATGGATATGTATTGCATTAGCTTGATGTAAAGGTGTTACAGTTAAATCTGTAATTTGTATTTTATCAGGAAGATTTACAACATAAGCTATAGTATCTGCTATATCTTCTGCATATAGAGGTTCTATTCCTCCATAAACTCCATCTGCTCTTTCCTTATCTCCTTTAAATCTAACCAAACTAAATTCTGTATCAACAAGTCCAGGTTTTATGTTTGTAACCTTTATTTTTTTATCTATAAGTTCAGATCTCATTGAATCACTGATAGCTTTTACAGCAAATTTTGTTGCACAGTATATACTACCATGTGGATATGCAATTTCTCCTGCAACAGAACCTATATTTATAACTGTACAAACTTTATCTGTTGCTATCATAAGAGGTAGTATTGTGTTAGCAATATACGTAAATCCTTTAATATTAGTATCAACCATTCTATCAACATCTTCCATGTTGTATTCATATAGTTTTTCTAATCCAACTGCTAATCCTGCATTATTTACTAATATTTCTATTTTTTTCCATTCATCATCTAAAGAATTTATATTTTTCAAAACATCTGAATAACTTCTTACATCAAATACTAAAGTTTTTACTTTAATTCCATATTGCTTTTCAAGTTTCTCTTTTAATTCATTTAAAATATTTTCTCTTCTAGCACAAATAATAAGGTTAGCTCCCATTTCAGCTAATTTTTCAGCTGTAGCTTTTCCTATTCCAGAGCTTGCACCAGAAATAAATGCAATTTTCCCTTTAATATTACTTTCCATAACAGCCTCCTATAAAAATTATTTATTTTAGAGAGTTTATCATCTCTTTAATTTCTGTGAATCTTTTCTTCAAGTATTCTTCACTTTCAGCATAAGCCCCTAGTGCTTCAATAGATGAATCCATATGATATTTTGCTTTATTTTTATCTCCTAAAGCTGCATAACAATAAGCTAGTTCTAAGTCTTCTGAATATGGTGCTTTTCCTTCTGCCATATATAGCCTTCTTGCTTCTAAAAGTTTTTCAATAGCTTCTTCATATTTTCCTAATCTAGTCAGACATTCACCTAATTCCATATTTATCCATCTGTCTCTCTCACCTAGATCATATGATTTTCTTAAAAATTCTTCACCATTTTCATATTTTCCTAATAAATCATACATTTTTCCAATACTTGATAATAAATAAGTATCTGTCTTATATCTTTCTTCTTTTTCATAAGCTTCTAAAAAATACTTAAGAGCTTTTTCATACTCATTTAGGTCTCTGTAACATAATCCAAATTCAAGACTAATCCAAGCATCGTTTCTTCCAAGTGATCTAGCTTTTTGGAAGTATTCTAATGCTTTTTCATATTCTCCTAAATTACGATAACAAAAAGCTATTTGAGAAATACAGTAGGTATCTTTACCTGCTCCTAAAGATTTTTCAAATTTTGAAATAGCTTCTCTATAGTATTCTAAAAACATTAAACAATAACCATACTCAATATAAAATTGAGGATCGTCTATTCCTATTTTTTCAATTTTTTCAAGATATTTTAATTGTTCTTTATATTCTTGTCTTTCTTCATAAAGATGTGCAATATTAGATAATACAAAAATATCATTTTTAAACTCTTCAAAATTTTCCAACATTAAAGAATATTTCAATGCTTCTTCATTGTTTTTTAAAGCTTTTAAACAATTAAACATATTAGCATATAGCCAACTATCTTTTCTTCCTAAGCTTTCTACTTTTTTAAAATATTCTATAGCTTCTTCATATTTATCAATATTTTGATATATATAAGCTATTTCTGATAATACCCATGTTTTCTTATATATATCATTATCTAATTCACCTGAATTAATTATTATTAGATAATATTTCAAAGCTTCTTCATATTTTCCTAATTCTTTATAGCACATCCCTATCTCAGCATTTGTCCAAGCCACTTTATTACCTAATTGTTGTGCTTTTAAATATGCTTCTAAAGCTTCTTTATATTTTTCTGCATTACGATATGCCCAACCTAGTTGTGAGTATATCCAAGCATCTTCTCTACCTTGATTTTTAGCTTTTAAAAAATATTTTGCTGCTTCATCAAATTGCTTTAACTCTACTAAACAATATCCAAGCTCAGAATTAATTGATGGGTTATTTTTTTCTCTATCTTCTACTACCCTTAGTACTTCTAATGCCTTTTCATAATTTTTATCAGCAATATATGCTCTAATTAATTTTTCTACACGATTAATATCTAGTTGCTCTACTGGAAGTATCTTAACTTCATGTATTATCTCTTGATATTCTTTTGATATTTTATCCATTTTTTTACCTCTTATGATGGTTTTGATAAAACACTTATCATTTCCTTTATTTCGTCAAATTGTTCTTTTAAATGTTCTTCATTTTCAGCACGAGAACCTAAAGAATCTATAGATAATTTCATATGTTTTTCAGCTTTCTTTTTATCACCTAAAGCTGCATAGCAATAAGCAAGTTCTAAATCTTCTAAATCAACTACATCTCCTTCTTTAAGAGAAAGTTTTCTTGACTCTACAAGTTTTTTAACAGCTTCTTCATATTTACCAAGCCTTCTCAAACATCTTCCTATATTGCATACATACCAGCTATTTTTTGCTAATTTATAAGCTTTTGAATAGGCATCTAAAGCATCTTTATATCTTTCTAAATCAAAGTATATATTAGCAACTCTTGACCAAATCCATTCATCTTTTCTACCTAATTTTATAGCTTTTTCAAAATATTTAATAGATTCTTTTGCTTTATCATCATTATAAGCAAGTTCCCAAGCAATTTCTGAGTTAATCCACATATCATCTCTTCCTAATGCTTTTGCTGCATTCAAATAATATAAA from Fusobacterium pseudoperiodonticum carries:
- a CDS encoding ABC transporter substrate-binding protein is translated as MKKIKILVILILSLLLISCAEKEETAEKVEQIFYTAMPKQEYNLNPQSYTGNERALITQIFEGLTELKDEGARYVGVLNIEHSDDFKEWIFTLRDDLKWSDNQKITAETYLESWLNTLENSNSDEIYKMFVIKGAEDFVKKKLDRSSVGIKVQENKLIVTLNSSIKNFDEWVSNPIFYPIREENAKLSLDKKIVNGAFKVSTYNEDSIVLVRNENYWDNVNTKLKEVNIALVENDIMAYEMFPRNEIDYFGEPFYSIPFDRLGQVNTLPEKLVFPSTRYWYISIPNETNEKIFEKAELRKLMYAVSDPEFMGKVIIENNSPSIFEHPHPSSEVLNKAKEDFEKLNIKFSETPYIAYFSADNLLEKKLLLSTVKEWVGNFKIPIRVSSSTDSPITFKIENYLVGTNNKNDLYYYINYKYNTKIKTDEEFLDSLVVIPLLQEYNTVLSRSSVRGLNLTPSGDLYLKYINMQ
- a CDS encoding DHH family phosphoesterase, with the translated sequence MKEFIEKFKEIKAIIEENQNIILTAHVNPDGDAVGSGLGLFLTLKENYKDKNVRFVLQDSIPYTTKFLKGSEEIETYNSEEKYSTDLLIFLDSATRERTGETGKNIEAKLSINIDHHMSNPSYGDVNCVITYSSSTSEIVYHFIKYMAYPISLATAEALYLGLVNDTGNFSHSNVKVETMMMATDLISLGVNNNYIVTNFLNSNSYQTLKMLGDALTKFEFYPEKKLSYYYLDQTTMQKYGAKKEDTEGVVEKILSYYEASVSLFLREEADGKIKGSMRSKYETNVNKIAALFGGGGHYKAAGFSSDLSPKEILDIVLKNLD
- a CDS encoding tetratricopeptide repeat protein; the encoded protein is MDKISKEYQEIIHEVKILPVEQLDINRVEKLIRAYIADKNYEKALEVLRVVEDREKNNPSINSELGYCLVELKQFDEAAKYFLKAKNQGREDAWIYSQLGWAYRNAEKYKEALEAYLKAQQLGNKVAWTNAEIGMCYKELGKYEEALKYYLIIINSGELDNDIYKKTWVLSEIAYIYQNIDKYEEAIEYFKKVESLGRKDSWLYANMFNCLKALKNNEEALKYSLMLENFEEFKNDIFVLSNIAHLYEERQEYKEQLKYLEKIEKIGIDDPQFYIEYGYCLMFLEYYREAISKFEKSLGAGKDTYCISQIAFCYRNLGEYEKALEYFQKARSLGRNDAWISLEFGLCYRDLNEYEKALKYFLEAYEKEERYKTDTYLLSSIGKMYDLLGKYENGEEFLRKSYDLGERDRWINMELGECLTRLGKYEEAIEKLLEARRLYMAEGKAPYSEDLELAYCYAALGDKNKAKYHMDSSIEALGAYAESEEYLKKRFTEIKEMINSLK
- the hprK gene encoding HPr(Ser) kinase/phosphatase gives rise to the protein MYTYTTVREIADSLNLEILNEGNLDLKIDIPNIYQIGYELVGFLDKDSDELNRYINICSLKESRFMATFSKERKEKVISEYMALGFPALIFSKDAIIAEEFYYYAKKYNKNILLSNEKASVTVRKLKFFLSRALSVEEEYEDYSLMEIHGVGVLMTGYSNARKGVMIELLERGHRMITDKNLIIRRVGENDLLGYNGKKKVKLGHFYLEDIQNGSVDVTDHFGVKSTRIEKKINILIVLEEWKEKEFYDRLGLDTQYETFVGEKIQKFVIPVRKGRNIAVIIETAALSFRLKRMGHNTPLEFLNKSQEIIQKKKKEREENMNTNSLAVTKLINEFDLEVKYGRDKVTSTYIKSSNVYRPSLSLIGFFDLIEEVSNIGIQIFSKIEFNFLEKLCPTERINNLKKFLSFDIPMIVLTEDANAPDYFFELVQKSGHILAIAPYKKSSQIIANFNNYLDSFFSETISVHGVLVELFGFGVLLTGKSGIGKSETALELIHRGHRLIADDMVKFYRDTQGDIVGKSAELPFFMEIRGLGIIDIKTLYGMSSVRLSKRLDMIIELKALDNSDYMSAPTTHLYEDVLGKPIKKRILEISSGRNAAAMVEVMVMDYMSGLLGQK
- a CDS encoding SDR family NAD(P)-dependent oxidoreductase translates to MESNIKGKIAFISGASSGIGKATAEKLAEMGANLIICARRENILNELKEKLEKQYGIKVKTLVFDVRSYSDVLKNINSLDDEWKKIEILVNNAGLAVGLEKLYEYNMEDVDRMVDTNIKGFTYIANTILPLMIATDKVCTVINIGSVAGEIAYPHGSIYCATKFAVKAISDSMRSELIDKKIKVTNIKPGLVDTEFSLVRFKGDKERADGVYGGIEPLYAEDIADTIAYVVNLPDKIQITDLTVTPLHQANAIHIHREK